One stretch of Tenuifilum sp. 4138str DNA includes these proteins:
- the rpsA gene encoding 30S ribosomal protein S1 — protein sequence MTMNDEMAKEALKDQSAGIPDFDWTSYADDHAYDQNQRKELEKVYDQTLSTVAENEVVEGTVVAITKREVFVNIGYKSEGVISINEFRYNPDLKVGDKVEVYVESSEDKKGQLVLSHKKARVMRSWERVNEAFDKNEIIKGYIKCRTKGGMIVDVFGIEAFLPGSQIDVKPIRDYDVFVGKVMEFKVVKINHEYKNVVVSHKALIEEELEQQKKDIIAKLEKGQVLEGTVKNITSYGVFIDLGGVDGLIHITDLSWGRVNHPEEVVQLDQKLNVVILDFDDDKKRIALGLKQLTAHPWDSLDPNLKVGDKVKGKVVVIADYGAFVEIAPGVEGLIHVSEMSWSQHLRSAQEFLKVGDEVEAVILTLDREERKMSLGIKQLKPDPWTSIEEKYPVNSKHKAKVRNFTTFGVFVELEEGVDGLIHISDLSWTKKIKHPAEFTNIGDEIEVVVLEIDKENRRLSLGHKQLEENPWDVFETIFTVDSVHEGTIVEIFDKGAVIALPYGVEGFATPKHLVKEDGSTAKVDEKLAFKVLEFNKSAKRIIVSHSRTFEDEKKVEEKAEKKSKASSAQKVVKKLNSNIEKTTLGDISELQALKSELEANQKKSDSKSEE from the coding sequence ATGACAATGAATGACGAAATGGCCAAAGAGGCTTTAAAGGATCAAAGTGCTGGAATACCCGATTTTGACTGGACATCTTACGCAGATGATCATGCCTACGATCAAAACCAGCGCAAAGAACTTGAAAAAGTTTACGATCAAACCCTTTCAACCGTAGCCGAGAATGAGGTGGTTGAAGGTACTGTAGTTGCAATTACAAAACGTGAAGTTTTTGTAAACATCGGCTACAAATCCGAAGGTGTAATAAGCATCAACGAATTCCGTTACAACCCCGATTTGAAGGTTGGCGACAAGGTTGAAGTTTATGTTGAAAGCTCCGAGGATAAAAAAGGTCAGCTTGTGCTTTCGCACAAAAAAGCTCGTGTAATGCGTTCATGGGAACGTGTTAATGAGGCCTTTGACAAAAATGAAATTATTAAGGGTTACATCAAGTGCCGTACTAAGGGCGGTATGATTGTGGATGTATTTGGTATTGAGGCATTCCTTCCCGGTTCACAAATTGATGTTAAACCTATCCGCGACTACGACGTATTTGTAGGAAAGGTAATGGAGTTCAAGGTTGTAAAAATCAACCACGAGTACAAGAACGTTGTTGTATCGCATAAAGCGCTTATTGAGGAAGAACTCGAACAGCAAAAGAAAGATATTATTGCTAAGCTCGAAAAGGGTCAGGTTCTTGAGGGTACCGTTAAAAATATTACCAGCTATGGTGTATTCATCGACCTTGGCGGCGTAGACGGACTTATTCACATCACTGACCTTTCCTGGGGCCGTGTTAACCACCCCGAAGAGGTTGTGCAGCTTGACCAGAAGCTTAACGTGGTAATTCTCGATTTTGACGACGATAAGAAACGTATTGCACTTGGTCTCAAGCAGCTCACTGCTCATCCTTGGGATTCGCTCGATCCAAACCTTAAGGTTGGCGACAAGGTTAAAGGTAAGGTTGTTGTTATTGCCGACTATGGTGCATTCGTTGAGATTGCCCCTGGCGTTGAGGGCTTAATTCACGTTTCTGAAATGTCGTGGAGTCAGCACCTACGCAGTGCTCAGGAGTTCCTGAAAGTAGGCGATGAGGTTGAAGCTGTTATCCTAACTCTCGATCGTGAAGAGCGCAAGATGTCGCTTGGTATCAAACAGCTCAAACCGGATCCCTGGACAAGCATTGAAGAGAAGTACCCTGTTAACTCCAAGCACAAGGCAAAAGTTCGCAATTTCACTACTTTTGGAGTGTTTGTTGAGTTAGAGGAAGGTGTTGATGGCTTAATCCACATTTCTGACCTTAGCTGGACCAAAAAGATCAAGCATCCTGCTGAATTCACCAATATTGGCGATGAAATTGAGGTGGTTGTTCTTGAAATCGACAAGGAAAACCGTCGCTTAAGTCTTGGTCACAAGCAGCTTGAGGAAAACCCATGGGATGTTTTTGAGACCATTTTCACCGTTGACTCCGTTCATGAAGGTACAATAGTTGAAATTTTCGACAAAGGCGCTGTAATTGCCTTACCTTACGGTGTTGAAGGTTTCGCTACTCCTAAACATTTGGTAAAGGAAGATGGTTCAACTGCTAAGGTTGACGAGAAATTAGCCTTTAAGGTTTTGGAATTCAACAAGAGCGCTAAACGTATAATCGTTTCGCATAGCCGTACTTTTGAGGATGAGAAGAAGGTTGAAGAGAAAGCAGAAAAAAAATCTAAGGCCTCTTCCGCACAAAAAGTTGTAAAAAAGTTGAATTCTAACATAGAAAAGACTACCTTAGGGGATATTTCTGAGCTGCAAGCTCTGAAGTCGGAACTCGAGGCAAATCAGAAAAAATCTGATTCCAAGAGCGAAGAGTAA
- a CDS encoding STAS domain-containing protein: MEFKIQKFEKFTQIEVLEEKLDTNIAPSLKSELVLISGNGERNIVLDLSSCRYCDSSGLSAILVANRLCKNAGGTFVLTGLTDAVERLITISQLDTVLNIAYSKDEAVQIIEKAENEAKK, encoded by the coding sequence ATGGAATTCAAAATTCAGAAATTCGAGAAGTTCACCCAGATTGAGGTGCTTGAAGAAAAACTTGATACCAATATTGCACCCAGTTTAAAATCTGAGTTGGTTTTAATCTCAGGCAATGGTGAGCGTAACATTGTACTCGATCTGAGCAGTTGCCGATACTGCGATTCTTCAGGGTTAAGTGCTATTCTGGTTGCAAACAGGCTCTGTAAAAATGCCGGTGGAACTTTTGTGCTTACCGGACTTACCGATGCCGTTGAACGTTTAATTACCATTTCGCAACTCGATACAGTGCTTAATATTGCCTATTCAAAGGATGAGGCAGTGCAAATAATTGAGAAAGCCGAAAACGAAGCTAAAAAGTGA
- the rfbD gene encoding dTDP-4-dehydrorhamnose reductase, whose protein sequence is MKILVTGANGQLGTVIKKESSIFPDLAIFYTDIEETDICSKESVQLALKKYAPNVVVNCAAYTAVDKAEDEEDKAFALNADAPANLAEQCKLMGVKLIHISTDYVFDGKSNVPYVETDKVNPQSVYGKSKLEGELRSMALGNTMVIRTSWLYSAYGNNFMKTMLKYGKERPELRVVFDQTGTPTLANDLAYAILRIAESPERLFTPEIFHFSNQGVCSWYDFAYEIIKQAGLTTKITPITTSDYPTKAIRPQYSVLNKQKITNLLEMEIPHWRQSLVKCLQEYLR, encoded by the coding sequence ATGAAAATTCTTGTAACCGGAGCAAACGGTCAGCTAGGAACTGTCATTAAAAAGGAATCAAGTATTTTTCCAGATTTAGCTATTTTTTATACCGATATAGAAGAAACCGATATATGTAGCAAGGAATCGGTTCAACTGGCACTTAAAAAGTATGCACCTAATGTTGTTGTGAACTGTGCAGCCTATACGGCAGTAGATAAGGCCGAGGATGAAGAAGACAAGGCATTTGCCCTGAATGCCGATGCACCCGCAAACCTCGCCGAACAATGCAAATTAATGGGTGTTAAGCTGATACATATTTCAACCGACTATGTTTTTGATGGTAAGTCCAATGTCCCCTACGTTGAAACCGATAAGGTAAACCCACAATCGGTTTACGGAAAAAGTAAGCTTGAGGGGGAACTAAGGTCTATGGCACTTGGCAATACAATGGTAATCAGAACATCGTGGTTATACTCGGCTTACGGTAACAACTTCATGAAAACCATGCTAAAGTACGGAAAGGAACGCCCTGAGCTTAGAGTGGTTTTTGACCAAACAGGGACCCCTACCCTTGCCAACGATCTTGCATATGCAATTCTACGAATCGCTGAGTCACCCGAGAGGTTATTCACACCGGAAATCTTCCATTTTTCCAACCAGGGAGTTTGCAGCTGGTACGATTTTGCTTACGAAATCATCAAACAGGCTGGGCTTACTACAAAAATAACCCCCATTACAACCAGTGACTACCCCACTAAAGCAATTCGACCTCAGTATAGCGTGTTGAATAAGCAAAAAATTACTAACTTGCTGGAAATGGAAATCCCACACTGGAGGCAAAGCTTAGTAAAATGCTTACAGGAATACTTAAGGTAA
- the rfbA gene encoding glucose-1-phosphate thymidylyltransferase RfbA, protein MKGIILAGGAGTRLYPITKSISKQIIPIYDKPMIYYPLSVLMLAQIKDILIISTPKDIHLYQDLFGDGSQLGLNIQYAIQPSPDGLAQAFIIGENFIGTDSVCLVLGDNIFYGGNLSELLKESAKLNDGAIVFGYYVKDPHRYGVAEFDETGKVLSIEEKPENPKSNFAVTGLYFYSNDVVEKAKSLKPSKRGELEITDLNRLYLNEGRLNLKIMGRGMAWLDTGTHESLLQASNFIQTIEDRQGLKVACLEEIAYRNGFISKEQLLKLAEALANNQYGQYLYRIANEKVYL, encoded by the coding sequence ATGAAAGGAATAATTTTAGCAGGAGGAGCCGGAACACGGTTATACCCAATAACCAAAAGCATTTCAAAGCAAATCATTCCCATTTACGATAAACCAATGATTTACTACCCCTTATCGGTGCTAATGCTGGCACAGATTAAGGATATACTCATTATCTCAACACCAAAAGATATACACCTGTATCAAGATCTTTTTGGCGATGGTTCGCAATTGGGTTTAAATATTCAGTATGCCATTCAACCATCACCCGATGGTTTGGCTCAAGCCTTTATAATTGGTGAAAACTTTATTGGTACCGATAGCGTTTGCCTTGTATTGGGCGATAATATTTTTTACGGCGGAAATCTTAGCGAGCTGCTTAAGGAAAGCGCCAAGCTGAACGATGGCGCTATAGTTTTTGGCTACTACGTTAAAGATCCGCATCGGTATGGTGTTGCTGAGTTTGATGAAACAGGGAAAGTATTAAGCATAGAGGAAAAGCCCGAAAACCCCAAATCGAACTTTGCCGTTACGGGGCTTTACTTCTACAGCAACGATGTGGTAGAAAAGGCAAAATCGCTTAAACCTTCCAAAAGGGGTGAACTAGAAATTACCGATCTGAACAGACTCTACCTAAATGAGGGTAGGCTAAACCTTAAAATAATGGGACGAGGTATGGCCTGGCTCGATACCGGAACCCATGAAAGCTTGCTTCAGGCATCAAACTTCATTCAAACCATTGAGGACAGACAGGGTCTTAAGGTTGCTTGCCTCGAAGAAATTGCTTACCGAAATGGATTTATCTCAAAGGAACAACTGCTAAAACTTGCCGAAGCCCTGGCAAACAACCAGTACGGGCAATACCTTTACAGAATTGCAAACGAAAAAGTTTACCTTTAA
- a CDS encoding ribonuclease Z has protein sequence MTFSVTILGSSSALPTSKRFPSAHVLNVHERLFLIDCGEGTQIQLRRFKLPMNRINHIFLTHSHGDHVLGIFGLISTFNLLGRKSDLHVYGVADFEDIFYKNIDYFTDQLSFKVIYHVVDPFKVETIYSDKHVVVTTLPLRHRVPTVGYLLREAPRPLNIRKELIAKYNLSLAEIVKIKNGSDYTLNNGTVIPNAELTYISSLPRSYAYCSDTLYSERLVGLVKNVDLLYHEATFLHSDLRLARLTGHSTAQQAATVALKAGVGKLLIGHFSSRYKNEKDLQREAQEIFPATEVVNDGLTFSVEPKSTY, from the coding sequence GTGACGTTTTCAGTTACCATACTGGGTAGCAGTTCTGCATTACCTACATCTAAACGTTTCCCATCCGCTCATGTGCTCAATGTACATGAGCGGTTGTTTTTAATTGATTGCGGCGAGGGAACCCAAATACAGCTTCGCAGGTTTAAGCTCCCAATGAACCGCATCAACCATATTTTTCTTACCCATTCACATGGCGACCATGTACTGGGCATTTTCGGGTTAATATCAACCTTCAATCTTTTAGGGCGCAAGTCCGATTTACATGTTTACGGCGTAGCCGATTTTGAGGATATATTCTATAAAAATATCGACTACTTTACTGACCAATTGTCATTTAAGGTCATTTACCACGTTGTTGATCCCTTTAAAGTTGAAACAATTTATTCCGATAAGCATGTAGTTGTAACAACCTTGCCCTTGCGGCATAGGGTTCCAACGGTGGGGTATTTGCTCCGCGAGGCCCCACGACCACTGAATATACGTAAGGAGCTAATTGCAAAGTACAACCTTTCCCTCGCAGAGATTGTTAAAATAAAAAATGGTTCGGACTATACTTTAAACAATGGAACTGTTATTCCAAATGCTGAGTTGACCTATATTTCATCGCTACCCCGGTCCTATGCCTACTGCTCCGATACGCTTTACAGCGAAAGGCTTGTTGGACTAGTGAAAAACGTTGACCTACTTTACCACGAAGCCACCTTTTTACACTCGGATTTACGATTAGCCCGGTTAACCGGTCATAGTACCGCACAGCAGGCAGCAACAGTTGCCTTAAAGGCAGGCGTAGGGAAATTGCTAATTGGGCACTTCTCATCGCGGTACAAGAATGAAAAGGATTTGCAAAGGGAAGCACAGGAAATATTCCCAGCAACAGAAGTTGTAAACGACGGCCTCACCTTTTCGGTTGAACCAAAATCAACCTATTAA
- the guaA gene encoding glutamine-hydrolyzing GMP synthase, whose product MHQKILILDFGSQYTQLIARRIREFNVYCEIHPFNRIPKLDNTVKGVILSGSPFSVRDKNAPMPDLTGIRGRYPLLGICYGAQLLSHTNGGEVLPSAIREYGRATLEVVDSNCPLFTSLSPKSQVWMSHGDTIAKIPDNFKVVASTADVKVGAFSVLGEQTYGIQFHPEVYHSVEGSKLLKNFVVDICGCNQDWTPASFIDETVSNLRNQLGNDKVVLGLSGGVDSSVAAMLLHKAVGPNLTCIFVDNGLLRKNEFSQVLESYKTLGLNVIGVDASQRFYSELKGVSDPEHKRKIIGRIFIEVFDEEAHKIKDVKWLGQGTIYPDVIESVSVNGPSATIKSHHNVGGLPEKMNLKVIEPLRLLFKDEVRRVGKELGLPGGILNRHPFPGPGLGIRILGEVTPEKVRLLQEADSIYIQGLREAGLYDKIWQAGAILLPVQSVGVMGDERTYEFVVALRAVTSTDGMTADWFHFPYEFLARISNEIINRVKGINRVVYDISSKPPATIEWE is encoded by the coding sequence ATGCATCAAAAAATTTTGATACTCGATTTTGGCTCCCAGTATACCCAGCTAATTGCACGTAGAATTAGAGAGTTCAATGTTTACTGTGAGATTCACCCATTTAACCGAATCCCAAAGCTCGACAATACCGTTAAGGGGGTTATACTATCCGGAAGCCCTTTTTCCGTGAGGGATAAGAATGCTCCAATGCCCGATTTGACTGGTATTAGGGGAAGATACCCTTTGCTTGGAATTTGCTACGGAGCACAGCTGCTATCCCATACCAATGGGGGTGAGGTTTTACCATCGGCCATTAGGGAGTACGGCCGGGCTACTCTGGAGGTTGTTGATAGTAACTGCCCGCTTTTCACAAGCCTATCGCCAAAATCGCAGGTTTGGATGTCGCATGGCGATACCATAGCAAAAATTCCTGATAACTTTAAAGTTGTTGCCAGCACTGCCGATGTAAAAGTAGGCGCATTTAGCGTGTTGGGCGAGCAAACCTACGGTATTCAGTTTCACCCGGAGGTGTATCACAGCGTTGAGGGATCAAAGCTACTCAAAAATTTTGTAGTTGATATTTGTGGCTGCAACCAGGATTGGACACCCGCATCGTTTATCGATGAAACAGTATCGAATCTCAGAAACCAGTTAGGTAATGATAAGGTTGTTCTGGGCCTTTCTGGTGGGGTGGACTCATCGGTTGCCGCTATGCTGCTGCATAAAGCTGTAGGCCCAAATTTGACCTGTATATTTGTTGATAATGGATTACTTCGTAAAAACGAGTTTTCGCAGGTATTGGAGTCCTACAAAACTTTGGGGCTCAATGTGATTGGCGTTGACGCCAGCCAACGATTCTATAGTGAGCTAAAGGGCGTTTCCGACCCGGAGCACAAACGGAAAATTATTGGGCGAATCTTCATTGAGGTTTTTGACGAGGAAGCGCATAAGATTAAGGATGTAAAATGGCTTGGTCAGGGAACCATCTACCCCGATGTAATTGAATCGGTATCGGTTAATGGCCCATCAGCCACCATAAAATCGCATCATAACGTGGGCGGGCTACCCGAAAAAATGAACCTAAAGGTAATTGAGCCTCTACGCTTACTTTTTAAGGATGAGGTTCGTAGGGTTGGCAAGGAGTTGGGTTTACCCGGCGGTATCCTTAATCGCCATCCTTTTCCAGGGCCTGGCCTGGGGATTAGAATACTTGGCGAAGTTACACCAGAAAAAGTACGCCTCTTGCAGGAGGCCGATAGCATTTACATACAAGGATTACGCGAAGCAGGTCTGTACGATAAGATTTGGCAGGCCGGAGCCATTCTACTTCCCGTCCAGTCAGTGGGTGTAATGGGCGATGAACGCACATATGAATTTGTAGTAGCCTTACGCGCTGTTACCTCTACTGATGGAATGACCGCAGATTGGTTCCATTTCCCTTACGAATTCCTGGCTCGTATCTCAAACGAGATTATTAATAGGGTAAAAGGCATTAATAGAGTGGTTTACGATATCAGCTCAAAACCCCCCGCCACAATAGAGTGGGAGTAA
- a CDS encoding UDP-glucuronic acid decarboxylase family protein, whose protein sequence is MRKRVLVTGGAGFIGSHLCERLLSEGNEVICLDNYFSGNKQNIVHLLANPYFELVRHDVTVPYYAEVDEIYNLACPASPIYYQQNPIKTIKTSVMGAINMLGLAKRVKAKILQASTSEVYGDPEIHPQPEHYWGNVNPIGPRACYDEGKRCAETLFVNYHMQNGVKIKIARIFNTYGPRMSLSDGRVISNFTVQALTNQNITIYGDGSQTRSFMYIDDLVDALIMLMNTPDNVTGPINIGNPEEYTIIDLAKKIVALTESKSEIVYKTATVDDPKQRKPDMEVARKILPKWTPKVNIDDGLTKTIEYFKQQL, encoded by the coding sequence ATGCGAAAACGAGTATTGGTTACAGGGGGAGCAGGCTTTATTGGTTCCCACCTTTGTGAGCGGTTGCTTTCCGAGGGTAACGAAGTAATTTGCCTCGACAACTACTTCAGCGGGAACAAGCAAAATATTGTGCATTTGCTGGCTAACCCATACTTTGAGTTGGTTAGGCACGATGTTACCGTTCCCTACTATGCCGAGGTTGACGAAATTTACAACCTGGCCTGCCCTGCCTCGCCAATATACTACCAGCAAAACCCCATTAAAACCATTAAGACATCGGTAATGGGTGCAATTAACATGCTGGGGCTGGCAAAAAGAGTAAAAGCTAAAATATTACAGGCATCAACCAGCGAGGTTTACGGCGATCCTGAGATTCATCCCCAACCTGAGCATTACTGGGGCAATGTAAACCCCATTGGGCCAAGGGCCTGTTACGATGAGGGCAAACGCTGCGCCGAAACCCTGTTTGTAAATTACCATATGCAAAATGGCGTTAAAATCAAGATTGCTCGTATTTTCAACACTTACGGCCCAAGGATGAGTTTATCCGACGGCAGAGTTATATCAAATTTTACCGTTCAGGCCCTAACCAACCAAAACATAACCATTTACGGCGATGGCTCTCAAACCCGTAGCTTTATGTATATTGACGATTTAGTTGACGCTCTCATTATGTTGATGAATACCCCTGATAATGTTACCGGACCAATAAACATAGGTAACCCTGAGGAATATACAATAATTGACCTAGCTAAAAAGATTGTTGCGCTAACAGAGAGCAAATCGGAAATAGTATACAAAACTGCCACTGTTGACGACCCAAAGCAGCGAAAGCCCGATATGGAAGTTGCCCGAAAAATCCTTCCAAAATGGACACCAAAGGTGAATATTGATGATGGATTAACAAAAACCATTGAATATTTTAAACAACAGCTGTAA
- a CDS encoding S41 family peptidase — protein sequence MKKLLSIFLLVFALFISAGAQNNSSFSAYKFVRFIQYLSGNYVDTINVNQLVDDAIIEILGQLDPHSIYISKEDVQAMNEPLEGNFEGIGVEFNILNDTLIVVNPISGGPSERVGIMAGDRIVEIDGKPITNIGLKIPDVHKLLRGPKGTRVDVKILRKGVSQLLDFTIIRDKIPIYSIDASYMARPGIGYIKINRFAATTEQEFVEALEKLEKEKMADLIIDLRNNGGGFLNSAYELASYLLEPGKLVVYTQGRNSPRTDYFSHFRGRKPFKGRLVIITDEGSASASEILAGAIQDWDRGIVVGRRTFGKGLVQNQLPLPDGSMIRLTVAKYFTPTGRAIQKPYKMGDMKDYYSDLDKRYSRGEFFNQDSVHFPDSLKYTTLVKKKVVYGGGGIMPDVFVPLDTTYYSEYYGKLVRTGLINQFAITWVDANRELLKKKYPKFEVYNKNFEVTDNILDELYSYAESRQIARDSTGIQTSKAELKLQLKGLFAQSLFGSGFYYQVTNEHNESFIKSLEVINNWTRYKHLVQ from the coding sequence ATGAAAAAATTATTATCAATTTTTCTTTTAGTTTTTGCCCTGTTTATCTCGGCAGGTGCTCAAAACAATTCTAGCTTTAGCGCATATAAATTTGTTCGCTTTATTCAGTACCTATCAGGGAACTACGTTGATACCATCAACGTAAATCAGCTGGTTGACGATGCCATTATTGAAATTCTGGGACAGCTCGATCCCCATTCAATATATATCTCAAAGGAAGATGTTCAGGCCATGAACGAACCCCTTGAGGGAAACTTTGAGGGAATTGGTGTTGAGTTTAACATCCTTAACGATACCTTAATAGTAGTTAATCCCATTTCCGGAGGGCCATCGGAACGTGTTGGCATAATGGCAGGAGATAGGATAGTTGAAATTGACGGGAAGCCAATTACCAATATTGGGCTAAAAATCCCCGATGTCCATAAACTACTGCGTGGGCCCAAAGGTACCAGGGTTGATGTGAAAATTTTACGTAAGGGTGTTTCCCAGCTACTAGATTTTACCATAATCCGCGATAAAATACCCATTTACAGTATTGATGCTTCATACATGGCTCGTCCGGGTATTGGGTATATCAAAATAAACCGATTTGCTGCCACAACCGAGCAGGAGTTTGTTGAGGCTCTAGAGAAACTTGAGAAGGAGAAAATGGCCGACTTAATAATCGATTTAAGGAATAATGGAGGAGGCTTCCTTAACTCGGCATACGAGCTGGCAAGCTACCTTCTTGAACCCGGTAAGCTAGTGGTTTATACCCAGGGCCGAAATAGCCCCCGAACCGACTACTTCTCCCATTTCCGTGGCCGTAAGCCATTTAAGGGCCGGCTTGTGATAATAACCGACGAGGGTTCAGCCTCGGCAAGCGAGATTCTTGCTGGTGCAATTCAGGACTGGGATCGTGGTATAGTTGTTGGTCGCAGAACTTTTGGCAAAGGGCTTGTCCAAAATCAGCTCCCCTTGCCCGATGGTTCCATGATTAGGTTAACCGTGGCCAAATACTTTACACCTACCGGCCGAGCCATCCAGAAACCATACAAAATGGGCGATATGAAGGATTACTATTCCGATTTGGATAAACGGTATAGTAGAGGTGAGTTTTTCAATCAGGATAGTGTCCATTTCCCCGATTCGCTTAAGTACACCACCCTGGTTAAGAAGAAGGTAGTTTATGGTGGCGGCGGCATAATGCCCGATGTTTTTGTTCCACTCGATACTACTTACTACTCTGAATACTACGGTAAACTTGTTCGAACAGGTTTAATTAACCAGTTTGCTATAACCTGGGTTGATGCTAACCGTGAATTGCTTAAGAAGAAATACCCGAAGTTTGAAGTCTACAACAAAAACTTTGAGGTTACCGATAACATATTGGATGAACTCTATTCCTATGCCGAATCCCGGCAAATAGCTCGCGATAGCACTGGTATTCAAACTTCCAAGGCTGAACTAAAACTCCAGCTAAAAGGTTTGTTTGCCCAATCGCTTTTTGGTTCAGGTTTTTACTATCAGGTTACCAATGAACACAACGAATCGTTCATTAAAAGCCTTGAGGTGATTAACAATTGGACTCGATATAAGCATTTAGTACAATAA
- the rfbC gene encoding dTDP-4-dehydrorhamnose 3,5-epimerase, which translates to MTIEPTQIPDVLIIKPKVFTDHRGYFFESHNVDAFKKMGIEINFVQDNESYSRKNVIRGLHYQLSPYSQTKLVRVVAGRIFDVAVDIRKNSPTFGQYVGVELSDDNKYQLLIPKGFAHGFAVLSDFAIVSYKCDQYYNPEADRGIRYNDPEIGIDWKIPMEQAIVSAKDNVHPAMKDAELNFVFGSTY; encoded by the coding sequence ATGACTATTGAGCCAACCCAAATTCCCGATGTGCTGATTATTAAACCTAAGGTTTTTACTGACCACAGGGGTTATTTTTTCGAAAGTCACAATGTAGATGCCTTCAAAAAAATGGGAATTGAAATCAATTTTGTTCAGGATAACGAATCGTACTCAAGAAAAAATGTAATCCGGGGTCTGCATTATCAGCTTTCGCCTTACTCACAAACCAAACTGGTTAGGGTTGTTGCCGGTAGAATATTTGATGTGGCGGTTGATATCAGAAAGAATTCCCCCACATTTGGGCAATATGTTGGTGTTGAACTCTCCGATGATAATAAATATCAACTGTTGATTCCAAAGGGTTTTGCACACGGCTTTGCCGTTCTAAGCGATTTTGCTATAGTTAGCTACAAGTGCGATCAATACTATAACCCTGAAGCTGACAGGGGTATTCGGTACAACGATCCTGAGATTGGGATTGATTGGAAAATTCCTATGGAGCAGGCCATTGTATCGGCTAAGGATAATGTTCACCCGGCAATGAAGGATGCCGAGCTAAACTTTGTTTTTGGTTCAACCTACTAA